The bacterium genome has a segment encoding these proteins:
- a CDS encoding DUF262 domain-containing protein, whose amino-acid sequence MDANNLTMTKIFDKTEKLVIPFFQRSYVWKEEQWERLYSDMTYVSNNQRPYFLGSIILKATPSIKGEPVL is encoded by the coding sequence TGACCAAGATTTTTGATAAAACAGAGAAATTAGTGATTCCATTTTTCCAGAGATCCTATGTCTGGAAAGAGGAACAATGGGAAAGATTGTATTCAGATATGACCTATGTATCAAACAATCAAAGACCTTATTTTCTTGGATCTATCATCTTAAAAGCGACACCATCCATCAAAGGAGAACCAGTACTTTAA